Proteins co-encoded in one Quercus robur chromosome 8, dhQueRobu3.1, whole genome shotgun sequence genomic window:
- the LOC126695548 gene encoding uncharacterized protein LOC126695548, giving the protein MEEDQETVPTSPKQASSSSPSSSYMLLLRVMSKRRTWVCIFVTVYGILLTCSWNFLESILSWYKLQSQPSSSSSSGWPALYASVLLGAVFGMLSMVAALAVMVPATLVTWITIIVLLTFFGKPKRDLVVEGRMITKEIVGFLLKILLKEGNVVAAVCAVLGYFALVRRNNEGDLLNG; this is encoded by the coding sequence AtggaagaagaccaagaaacAGTACCCACTTCACCAAAAcaagcatcatcatcatcaccatcatcatcgtACATGTTACTTCTTAGGGTTATGAGCAAAAGGAGAACATGGGTATGTATTTTTGTTACAGTTTATGGCATCCTTTTAACTTGTTCATGGAATTTCCTTGAATCTATACTTTCTTGGTACAAATTACAATCCCagccatcttcttcttcttcatctgggTGGCCTGCCCTTTATGCCTCTGTGCTTCTGGGGGCAGTATTTGGGATGCTTTCAATGGTTGCAGCCCTTGCAGTGATGGTTCCTGCCACTTTGGTCACATGGATCacaattattgttttattgACTTTCTTTGGGAAGCCAAAGAGGGATTTAGTTGTGGAAGGAAGGATGATTACTAAGGAAATCGTTGGGTTTCTGCTCAAGATTTTGTTGAAAGAGGGGAATGTTGTGGCTGCTGTTTGTGCTGTTTTGGGCTACTTTGCACttgtgaggaggaataatgagGGTGATTTATTGAATGGTTAG